A window of Saccharomyces eubayanus strain FM1318 chromosome XII, whole genome shotgun sequence contains these coding sequences:
- the PEP3 gene encoding tethering complex subunit PEP3 translates to MLKTRIEEVQLQFLTGNTELTHLQVSNDQLVVTTQRTVYRINLQDPAIVNNFECPLNKELESIMNVHVSPLGTAIFIRTNFGRYMLLKDGEFTQFNKIKNLDLSSFFWIDETTFLMGTKKVAKLYRIEWTGKDFTSKLWYDNKKLPGGIDGVAYWKGSLLLTIKDNILYWKDITKMKLPLLQPDESEQFERLKHHTIKKFDSYNGLFAWVTSSGIVFGDLKDNFTAKDSASSDNVGKFLSSSKVLLNFELPDYNNDKDHLIKDIVSTPFHILLLRNDTVTMVSQLNNDIVFHEAIPRHRFASATADSNEKFLGLVRDSEKETFWCFSNRNVFEIIIENESNSIWNLLVRDNKFDKALSLKGLTPREMEAIKFSKAMYLFHTAKDFHSAANTLGVIKDLSHFGEIALNFLQIKDYNDLNIVLIKQLENVPWKSTQVVLSSWIVWNFMKQLNDIELKMHTTKTTSVDEDNLLNWNLMLKEKSNELTKFLERHLETLDNETVYQIMSRQNRQNELLVFAKLINDMKFLLSYWIDQGNWYESLKILLTINDNDLVYKYSLILLLNSPEATISTWMKLRNLNPNKFVPTILKYFTNWQNSAKLVSSSSEYPENYSLTYLKWCVKEVPRTCDPIIYNSILYMMITDPKNDAILENDMIKFMRSNENKFDLNFQLRLSLKYKKTKVSIFLLTRLKLFDDAIDLALKNDLIDDCKIIVNDEILIEDYKLRKKLWLKIAKYLLLSMKDIDIKQLIRTILNDSNEVLTIKDLLPFFNEYTTIANLKEELIKFLENHNMKMNEISEDIINSKNLKVEINTEISKFNEIYRILEPGKSCDECGKFLQIKKFIVFPCGHCFHWNCLIRLILTSNDYNLRQKIEKFLKAKNKHNLNDLESIIVEKCGLCSDINVNKIDQPVRIDEAELAKWND, encoded by the coding sequence ATGCTGAAAACACGTATAGAGGAGGTACAGTTACAATTCCTCACGGGGAATACAGAACTCACCCATTTGCAAGTATCCAATGACCAGCTTGTAGTAACCACACAGCGAACGGTTTACAGAATAAATCTACAAGACCCAGCTATCGTCAATAACTTTGAATGCCCGTTGAATAAGGAACTAGAATCGATAATGAATGTACACGTTTCTCCCCTGGGTACCGCCATTTTCATTCGAACCAACTTCGGTAGATATATGTTGCTAAAGGACGGCGAATTCACTCAATttaacaaaattaaaaaccTTGATCTTAGTTCATTCTTTTGGATTGATGAAACCACCTTTCTTATGGGGACCAAGAAAGTGGCCAAGCTGTACCGAATCGAATGGACTGGCAAGGACTTTACCTCAAAACTATGGTACGACAACAAGAAACTGCCCGGGGGTATCGATGGTGTGGCGTATTGGAAAGgttctttattattaacTATTAAGGacaatattttatattggAAAGACataacgaaaatgaaacttCCTTTGCTACAACCAGATGAATCTGAGCAATTTGAGAGGTTGAAGCATCAcacaataaagaaatttgattCTTATAACGGGTTATTTGCCTGGGTCACGTCAAGTGGGATTGTTTTCGGAGATTTAAAAGATAATTTTACGGCTAAAGATTCTGCTTCATCTGATAACGTGGGGAAATtcttatcttcttcaaaagttcTTCTCAATTTCGAGTTACCTGACTATAACAACGATAAAGACCATCTAATTAAAGATATAGTTTCGACTCCCTTCCATATTCTACTTTTAAGAAATGATACAGTTACTATGGTAAGTCAATTGAATAATGACATCGTATTTCATGAAGCTATACCGAGACACCGATTTGCGAGTGCCACTGCTGATagtaatgaaaaattcctgGGACTTGTAAGAGATTCGGAAAAGGAAACATTTTGGTGTTTTTCCAATAGAAacgtttttgaaataataatcGAGAATGAGTCTAACTCAATATGGAACTTGTTAGTTAGAGATAATAAATTTGACAAGGCTCTGTCTCTAAAGGGCCTGACGCCCAGAGAAATGGAAGctatcaaattttcaaaggcaATGTATCTTTTCCACACTGCTAAAGATTTTCATTCAGCTGCCAACACTTTGGGAGTTATCAAAGATTTATCACATTTTGGGGAAATCGCACTGAATTTTCTACAAATAAAGGATTACAACGACTTAAACATAGTATTGATAAAACAGCTGGAAAATGTGCCTTGGAAATCAACACAAGTTGTTTTGTCAAGTTGGATTGTTTGGAATTTCATGAAGCAATTAAACGATATTGAACTGAAAATGCACACTACCAAGACTACGTCTGTCGATGAAGATAACTTGTTGAATTGGAATTTAATGCTCAAAGAGAAGTCAAATGAATTGACTAAGTTTTTAGAGCGTCATTTAGAAACGCTTGATAATGAAACCGTTTACCAGATAATGTCTAGACAAAATAGGCAAAATGAATTATTGGTTTTTGCTAAGTTGATCAACGAcatgaaatttttgttgtcATATTGGATTGATCAAGGAAATTGGTATGAATCCTTAAAAATTCTGTTGACTATAAACGATAACGACCTGGTTTATAAGTACTCTTTGATTCTTTTGTTAAATTCACCTGAGGCAACAATATCAACGTGGATGAAACTTAGAAATTTGAACCCAAACAAGTTTGTTCCAACAATTCTAAAGTATTTCACAAACTGGCAAAATAGCGCCAAACTCGTTAGTAGCTCATCGGAATATCCAGAAAACTACTCATTAACTTACTTGAAATGGTGTGTCAAAGAAGTTCCAAGAACATGCGATCCTATAATATACAATTCAATTCTTTACATGATGATTACAGACCCGAAAAATGATGCAATATTAGAAAACGATATGATAAAATTTATGAGgtcaaatgaaaataaatttgaCCTGAACTTTCAATTACGGCTATCATTAAAGTACAAAAAGACCAAAGTTTCCATCTTTCTTTTAACACGCCTAAAATTATTCGATGATGCCATTGATTtagctttgaaaaatgatttgattGATGACTGTAAAATAATTGTGAATGATGAAATTCTTATAGAGGATTATAAACTCAGAAAAAAGTTATGGTTGAAAATCGCAAAATATTTATTACTTTCAATGAAAGACATTGACATTAAACAATTGATTAGGACAATTTTAAATGATTCTAATGAAGTTTTGACAATCAAAGATCTCTTACCATTTTTCAACGAATATACTACAATTGCTaacttgaaagaagaattaatCAAGTTTTTAGAGAATCACAACATGAAAATGAACGAGATCTCAGAAGACATCATAAACTCTAAAAACTTGAAAGTGGAGATAAATActgaaatttccaaattcaaTGAGATTTACAGAATTTTAGAACCAGGCAAATCTTGTGATGAATGTGGGAAGTTCTTACAGATAAAAAAGTTCATAGTTTTTCCCTGTGGTCATTGTTTCCATTGGAACTGTTTGATCAGGTTGATATTAACCTCAAATGATTATAATTTGAGACAGAAGatagaaaaatttttaaaagccAAGAACAAGCATAATCTAAATGATTTAGAGTCTATTATTGTGGAAAAATGTGGATTATGCAGTGATATTAACGTAAACAAGATCGATCAGCCAGTGCGCATTGATGAAGCAGAGTTAGCGAAATGGAATGACTGA